The stretch of DNA tacaaaggagagtgttctataataaatttactcagttgctttcatactgtctttgagtcacaatctttcaTTACATCAAAGTTTAttttaattcaacaaaaaaaaaaaaagagaatcaatACGAAGAGGATAATTTCCATTTGTCTTTGATAACACAAACTTAATCTTGAATGcaagaatcattaaaaaaaagaaagaaaaaaaacttttttttcaattcaataaaAAGACAATCACTACGAAAAGGATAATTTCCTTTTGTCTTTGATAACATCAACTTGATCTAAAACGCGTCGTAATGCAAGAatcattacaaaaaatatttttaatcaaataaaaaagagAATCACTACGAAAAGGATAATTTCCTTTTTTGTCTTTGATACCATACACTTAATCTTTAAACGCGCTGTAGTGCAAGTatcattacaaaaaaatatttctaatcaaataaaaaaagagaatcaCTACGAAACGTACAATTTCCTTTCGTCCTTGATAACGTACAATCCCCTAATCTCAGTCAGGGAAAATGGACCTGAAATAATATGACTTCAAGGATGCAAAAACACCCCAGGCATACCCCTCAGGCATAAAGTCACCTTAACAATATCAGATTTCAGTTCTCTCATCTTAGTTTTCTCTGGAAGTGTTGATGGGGTCGTCTCTggcgtagaacttcaaaagttcaaacttactgcaaatgtttttatgtggaacaggctaacataagtttttttatagtttatatgcgaagTATctgtttcaacgttgttactgtttataaaatactttgacctaattgttcattagttattatatcatttattcagtggctactttccacatggtaagggtagaagacattcttgagctatggtaagtagctcttctagggcaaggacactccaaaatcaaaccatttttctatagtcttgggtagtgccatagcctctgtaccatgcccttccactgtcttgggttagagttctcttgcttgagggtacactcgggcacgctattctatcttgtttttctttcttttgtttttcttaatgtttctatagtttattaatgttgttgctgttcttgaaatattttgttttaatttttcattacttctcttgtagtttatttatttgtttgtttcctttcctcaccaggctatttttccctgttggagttcttgggcttatagtattctgcttttccaactagggttgtagtttaacttgtaaataataataagaataataataataataataataataataataataataataatgccagggTTAGTGTAGATTTGAAGTGTCAGTTGAAGAAGCAGGGAATTCATAAAAGTTTGGAAAAGCGAATGATCTCTTAAGATAATGGGACTACGAGTAAGGTACtgcaatactttctctctctctctctctctctctctctctctctctctctctctctctctgcggatacTTCATCTACCAACACAGAAGGATCAGGAACAGTACACAGGATGTGACCACTAATGCTTTGTCATTCACTATTAACTTGCAAGGTTATTCATAGACAACAATGTCGTCCTTTTTCAGTACCTCTttcttttatcttctttctttttcttcttctttcagcGTATAAGCGCATGAACGCATCTGCGTTcattcgtttaagaacgccttgccgtatgcaagacacggactcttgcgttGGCTGCTCGTGAAAAGTCTGCCACCTAAACATCTGCAACAATCAAAcgcatctttaaaggtttaaaggccgtcatgaatggcagagacaagggacagtgtcattgccctatcaagcaggacaatgccctagagactgaccatattacgttatgatgagcgcccaagccccctctccacccaagctaggaccaaggagagcttgTCAATtgttactgatgactcaacagttagacctataggctcccccaaaacccccatccttagctcataaggatggcgaggttgcagcgaccaaagaaactaacgagtttgaacgggactcgaaccccaatctggtaaccaccagttaggaacgttaccacatcgaccaccacaacagcAGTCCAAAGTCCACGGGTGTAGAGATGAGATGGTTTCGACTCTAAATAAGTCTTATCtaatcccttgttttttttttttttttttttttttttttttttcgtctgcccGAGTCTACGCTGGTCCCCTTGGACCTGATCAGTCATAACTGTTCTCTTCCTAGAAAGGGTGTGCTCGTTGCTGGTATACGTTGCAAAAGGAAGACACTCTGGACACAAAAAGTAGGAcacaattctttttattattgataaattttttattGCTAATTTGCATCATCTTCAAGGTCATATTCCTAATCGTAAAAGGCTTCGTGGAACATCCATCCtgatggttatctctctctctctctctctctctctctctctctctctctctctctctctctctctctctctctctctgtatatatatatattcatatatatgtatatatatatatatatatatatatatatatatatgtgtgtgtatatatacatatatatatatatatatatatatacacatatatttatatatacatatatatatatatatatatatatacatatatatactgtacagtatatgtatatatatatatatatatatatatatatatatatatatatatatatatatgtatacagtatatgtgtatatatacatatacatatatatatatatatatatatatatatatacatatatatattgcatattcatatatatttactggTTAATTTGAGGTGTGCGATCTGCATTGAAAGAGCCGAATTCACATATCAGAGTCTGAGCTAAAGAAAGCCTCCTGATTCCATAGATCAAATAAAGACAATTACCCTCTTTTGTACATTAGATGCCGTTCATAACCTCAGACTTTATCTTGAGTGCTTacctgagggtacacttaggcacactaatcaaggtttaaaggccgctcatgaatggctgagataagggacagtgacattgccctagcaaataagacaatgccctagagactgtatgatctgcacccaaggtccttctccacccaagctaggaccagggacggtcaggcaatggctgtttgatgagtcagcaggtagacctataggatcctcaaaccacctcccccccccccaccccatccttagctcacaatgacggtaaggttgcagacactaaaggaactaacaagtctgagcggtactcgaacccccgtctggcgatcaccagacagagacgttaccaatcgggccaccacaaccataatactagaacttcttcttcctcttgttattttgaagtttttattatttatatatgaaagatttcttttaatgttgtttctgttctgaaATATTTCACTTCaactgttcattacgtctcttgtatcttatctatttccttatttcctttactcactgtgtgactttccctgttggagcccttggccttatagcatcttgtttttttcaactagggttgtagcttagcaagcaataataataataataataataataataataataatacaatgatctATAGTAACTCATTTCATACAATCGTTCTTCTTTGCTACATTTGTATTATAAAGAAGCCATATTAATGAACAATATTCTGTGAGTGGTCTGATACACAGCTTTAATGTAGTGTACACAGGATTGATTTAACAATttagaatatattctttttaaaacgGGAAATTTATGgtacacttttaaaaatttgccgtagGAAAACAGTAAAAAatttggaataaatattgccaggcatttgccgttttaaaatcagatatattgacgtaaagttgtgatattacggtcaccaacccgtaaaggataataacaaaataaggtaaaaattacgatcAACTGTATCCCACTGAAATACGGCTTAGGACAATATGTGTTTAGGCAGAATTTAAGAttcaaattacaattttttttcttttctttttttttcttttttttatacacatCAATATTCTTGTGTTTTGATTTAATCTGAATTTGGGACTAGTGACGGATGGCTTGCAGAGAAAACCGGTTATATGCACTACATTTTTAAGGTATTCCAGTGCTATGTAGATCAGGAGTGGCAAACTTATGGCCCACGGGCCAAATGTGGCCTGTGGAATGGTCTTAAGTGGCCCGCAAGGTGACGAATTTTTCACTTGGAGTTATTATAAGTATCATAACTATGGAAAATGTAACTAAATTGTTAAGATGAACCTGTATAATGTATTTTTCGTAAACCAGGATGACCAGCAAAATAAGTTGCAATCTGTAGTCATGCTAATAAGTAATTACCAAATCTCTTGTTGCCCTCATAACTCATAGCCAAGTGATTAAATTGCCCTCTAAAGGATCTGAGTTTAACATTGCTGATATAGATGAAATtaagatatataaaacatttcatgaatatagccaagaagtatttttttttattgaagatttgGGTAATTACCCATAGGTAACTGATCTCCTTTTTAAACCTTTTACAGTGACAACCACAAGTGCTGTAACTGATCCTAGGAGCTTGATCACCGAAGAAAATGTTAAGAAAGTTCTTCAAGTTGATAAGGGAAGTGATGCGGTTCTCAAGTCGTGGAAGGTCGTCGATTTCACCAAAGGAGGGGACAACTTCGCCTGTCTAGTAACCAGTGTCGAAGCCAAGTATTCGAAGAATGGTGAAGACGACTGTGATGTCAGTTACGTCGTAAAACTGAATCCTCATAGGAATTTTGGAGATTTTCAAGAAATCGAACCAATTTTATTTACGAAGGAAGGAAAGTTTTATGAAGAACTAGTTCCCTTGTTAAATGAAGTGTTAACATCTGTAGGCGAAGAACCACTCCGCTTCCCTAAGAGTTTTCTCATCtctttggaagaggaaaaagaaCAACTCTATTTCGAGGATCTGAGAGCGAGAGGATTCAAAATGTCCGATAGAAAGAAAGGCATGGACAAGTGCCACGCTGATCTTGTAATCTCCGAGCTGGCCAGATTGCACAGCGCATCCTACCTCCTGAAGGAGAGGTTCCTAGGAGGAAAGGCCATAGCAACCAAATACGAATTTCTTACGAAGGATTTTACAACTTTTACTCCCAACTCCAAAGAGATGTTCGTGACATGGATGGGGAAGGGTGTCGATACTGGAGTGATGATGCTGGAGAAAGTTGGGGGTTATGAGACGGCCATTGCTTGGTTGAAATCCATGAAACCTGAGATTGGACATCTGTTATCTACTGGTCTTCAAAGCACGAGACTTAACAACATAGGTCATGGGGACTGCTGGAACAACAACATTCTCTTTAGGTAGGTTAAGTTatcatattaccatatatatatatatatatatatatatatatatatatatatatatatatatatatatatatatatatattaaaatacataattttctgtGTATGTGTGATAAATGGAATAAACCCACAACCTatgaaaaagatttattttgagttttcgaagggaccatctcctgtCCTCTTCGGAAAACAAAAGAGGgagctcaaaataaatttcctttttcatagactgtgggtttatttcatttatatataaataaatgaatatatatattagacatctGACATTCCCTCTGTTATTCCCATACAGAACAAATTTTGACAGTAGTGCTTTGTTCTCTTTACAGATACGACAAAGAAGGCCAACCAGTAGAGGTCATGCTCGTAGACCTACAAGTCTGTCGAGAGGCCTCCATTGCTTGTGACTTGAATTACTTCCTATACACGAGTCTGACAGGCGACGTGAGGAAGCCAAACCTCGACCGCTTCCTCTCCCTATACCATTCGACCTACGAGAGAGTCCTCGAAGGCACCGACACGCCAATGCCTTTCACCGAGGAGGACGTCTGGGAAGAATTCAGAAGCAAAAACAAACTCGGTTTGCTCTTTGCAATGGTTATCGTGCCAGCCATTTTGATGGAGCCCGAGGAAGCTCCAGATTTCTCCGACACAGATTTGGAGACTCTCATGGCGGATTTCAGAGCTCTAGCTTTGGAGAAGCTCAAAAGTAATCCTTTGTGTAAGCCTCGCTTTCTGGCAGTTTTTGATGAGCTCATGGAGGTTGGATTGATCTCTTGATTGATTATCATACTTCCATAGTCATGCAATTCAACGTGCTAATTTAGATTGcacattataatatattttgtatgtttTCTGACTTCAATTTTGATACGTTATCTTGTACAACAAGATTTGATGTTTAACTTCactgttaaaatttgccgtaaaaaccggtaaaaatcctggaataaatgttgccaggcatttaccgttttaaaacggatatattgacgttaaagagtgatattacggtcactaccccgtgaaaattacggtcgcctgtatttctggaaatacggttaagaaccgtatatttttacggagaatttccaataaaaattagtttttaacattgtagaattttttttcttcactgataAATCGGTAACATCATGTATAGTGTATATGTTAAAcatttatgaatggaaagaaatttagataaattttaacTTATTTATAATGATTTCATTACCAGGCGTTCatgaatgtagtaaacagtaacacggtaaacgagttcaagaataagttagacaagatcataagacctGTAAATGCTTAACGTGAAACGCGGATGGACTaaagagtctttgagacatccaaaatccttgtaactccttgtaatcaTGGGTGATAAAGTAGTAAGGAATGCATATAAACATTTCCTTATACAGTTTTTCACTTCCTTCAaaggaataatgatgaaataaaagtCTTCAGGTGATCCAGAATATATTGGTGGGATAAGGTGTCAGTGTGATATGAGTAAGGAGTCCAACAAATTTGagatattattaataaagttatgaAGAGGTTTGCTTAATAGTTAGGTAACGACAAAGGTAAATCAAAGGTttcaaagtccgctcatgaatggcagaggcaagggaaagtgacattgccctatcgagctggacaatgccccagagactgacccaaGCTAGGTCTAAGGAAGCccaggcaaaagctgctgatgactcagcagatagaccgataggctcccccagacacccttagctcgcaaggatggtgaggtcacagtgaccaaagaaactaacgagtttaagcgggactcgaatcccagtctgacgatcaccagccaggaacgttaccacatagggcaCCACACACCGTAGGACATTTGGAATTAAGCCATAAGGATAGGTTCAGGACATAGGAAAGAATATTCTTACTCTTATTGTAGTCAGATGATAAGATTAGCCAGGGAATTGATATGTAAATGAtcaaaagacaataataataataataataataataataataataataataataataataataataataataggaatgatgatgatataattataatcacaacaccaataacaacaaatatgataataaagatattataaaaAAGAACTTTCACccaatggattttttaatgcataatgCTAATAAATAACAATCATGAGAATTTAACTTGAAATTGCACACCACAtcacatttatgaaaaaaatctaACTTTTTAATAGAATTTCTGAAATATTCATAATCAATAGAATATTGAGGCAAAATCACTATAAATTGATTCCCTAACacttaaaattaatgaaaaatttaacttTTCAATAAAATTGCTATTTTATACTGCTGAAAGATTCATATCTAACAGCATTTTTAGGTAGATTTACTACAATTTGattcaatatatgtttttaaaaaaatttGAGTAATTCCTTAAGGAtagtttaagaatatattttttttcttttttttttttttttttttggaacgaaTTTATGGGATTTTGGAGAGATATAAGAGGACATTTAGAGTCTTTGTTAAACTAATTGGGCTTTATTAGGCTTCAATATTCaaagaatatttaaaattttcgaggttaaaatccaaagaaatatgaatttatgaaataaaccTTCTAACCTCTTGACACCATAACCTAGACCGTGGTATATTGATCATAAATGGATAAGGAAATTATGAAaggattcctttttttattttgtcttataactattatcattattaatttctaagttacaaccctatttggaaaagcaagatactataagcccaagggctcctacagggaaaatagcccagtgaggaaaggaaataaggaaaaactacaaaagaagtataagaacaataacattaaaataaatctttcacatataaactataaaaacttgaaaataacatgaggataaaaacttcaaaataacaagaggaagagaaacaaggtagaatagtatgcccgagtgtaccctcaagcaagaaatccctaacccaagacagtggaagaccatggtacagaggctatgacactacacaagactagagaatagtaGAGTGTGAGAAGAATGACTCAGTAATAACCCAATTAGATCATTGTGACTGAACTGTGTTGTTAATTCTGTATCAGGTTCATGTAGTAACCCAAGCAGCTCATTGCATCTTCCCTTCGAGTGAATTGTGTTGTTAATTCTGTACCAGGTTCGTGTTACTCAAGGTCAAATTCGGAGAAGGTCCCTTCCTGGTATAAAACCATCTTATTCTAGACTACTCCAGGTTTCTTATGAGAGGGAATAATTCCAATTACGACTTGTTTACAACAATGAATTCAAGTTTAATTGagagtaattgctgcctcagtggcgttaattttgtaattaactttttttatttttgcttattttttttctcttcattgctataatccgctactaactgggaaagggacatatgtTTTTCGCAGTTACTGGCGgattatagcaatgaagagaaaaaatcaATAGAAGCAATAGAAAAaggtaattacaaaattaacgtcaATGAGGCaggaattactttcaataaaacttgtttaaaagaGAATCTACTCCCGAAATACACGAACAATGAATTCAATTATAACATTGATGCTCTCTTCACTGATAAGTTCAAGAGTTAAGGTTTTGATCTCTCCGCGAAATTTCTAATGGCGGATTGTTCTGTTGTTCTGTTGTCTGATTGTTCAGATATAACAGCGAAGGTCGTTCCGTGGAAGTGATGTTATTAGACCATTAGATGAATCTTGAGGCTTCTGCTAAGAGTGATTTGAATTACTTGGTTGCATACGAGTGTCAGTGGAGAATTGAgaatttcgaataataataataataataataataataataataataataataataattatgaacataataataataataataataataataataataataataataataataataataataataattcaacctaCAAAAGAGTTCTCAAATCTGATCATTATGTCGATGCATTTTACCAATAAGAAAATCATGGAGGAATTCAGAGACGAGAACAAGTCTGGTCTACTATTTGttttacacttgaaaatttgcctcaaaacggtaaaaatcttggaataaatgttgccagacatttactgtttaaaAGATGGAtgtattgacattaaggagtgatattacggtcaccaacccgtaaaagataataacaaagtagggtgaaaattacggtcgcctgtattttactagaatacggctgagaaaagaATATCTTTACGTAAagtttccgaataaaattacgggtCTTTTTAAGTTTAGTTACCGAAGATGCTCCCTAATCCCGATTAAGTTCCAAATTGCTCTGAAACAGACTTTGAGACTCATGCAAGACTTCAGAAAAGTATCTATGGAAGATCTCAAAACAAATCATCCgtgcaaatatctttttttttttatgacgaaaTAAGACAAAATGACCTGATCTCTTGACCTTTCGTAGACCAGATGTACCAAAGTAAAgaagaaacttttctttttttttttttttgcagggaagAAACAAAatgcttaatattttcagtcttaaaTAGGTTTAATTAAATTATACCAACATTTTAATTAAAGCACCAATTGTGTCCACAATTATTGTTCGCTCATCACTAGGATaggataagatctctctctctctctctctctctctctctctctctctctctctctctctctctctctctctctctcgtaaaaaaagtatgtaaataattatttttgtatcaaAGATGAAGAAattatgtattaataataataataataataataataataataatatcagaaaatgTCATAGTAGAAATTCAACTaaatagcttaccaagtaataata from Palaemon carinicauda isolate YSFRI2023 chromosome 5, ASM3689809v2, whole genome shotgun sequence encodes:
- the LOC137641447 gene encoding uncharacterized protein, translating into MTTTSAVTDPRSLITEENVKKVLQVDKGSDAVLKSWKVVDFTKGGDNFACLVTSVEAKYSKNGEDDCDVSYVVKLNPHRNFGDFQEIEPILFTKEGKFYEELVPLLNEVLTSVGEEPLRFPKSFLISLEEEKEQLYFEDLRARGFKMSDRKKGMDKCHADLVISELARLHSASYLLKERFLGGKAIATKYEFLTKDFTTFTPNSKEMFVTWMGKGVDTGVMMLEKVGGYETAIAWLKSMKPEIGHLLSTGLQSTRLNNIGHGDCWNNNILFRYDKEGQPVEVMLVDLQVCREASIACDLNYFLYTSLTGDVRKPNLDRFLSLYHSTYERVLEGTDTPMPFTEEDVWEEFRSKNKLGLLFAMVIVPAILMEPEEAPDFSDTDLETLMADFRALALEKLKSNPLCKPRFLAVFDELMEVGLIS